One stretch of Streptomyces sp. 135 DNA includes these proteins:
- a CDS encoding LysR family transcriptional regulator, producing the protein MNLSRLDLNLVVALRALLEERNVTRAGQRVGLSQPAMSAALSRLRRHFDDDLLARVGGHYELTALGQVLLDRASTAYDLLERLFASQADFDPAKESREFKLVASDYAVAVFGAEFARVVHQEAPGIRLRFAQTPTTVVDATDTLLSTTDGLLMPHGVISDFPATDLYQDRWVFLVADDHPSIDDRLTREDLARLPWVTYQRTYDAPAVRQLGMLGVEPRVEVSVDSFQIMPLLVSGTRRIALIQARLARLLAPLAAVRVVEPPYEAVPLREALWWHPVHTHDAAHIWLRETAARVGRRMAEPGEMSEPRRA; encoded by the coding sequence GTGAATCTCAGTCGCCTGGACCTCAACCTCGTCGTCGCCCTGCGCGCCCTGCTGGAAGAGCGCAACGTCACGCGCGCCGGGCAGCGCGTCGGCCTCAGCCAGCCGGCGATGAGCGCGGCGCTCTCCCGCCTGCGCAGGCACTTCGACGACGACCTGCTGGCCCGGGTCGGCGGCCACTACGAACTGACCGCCCTCGGACAGGTCCTCCTCGACCGCGCGTCCACCGCCTACGACCTGCTGGAACGCCTGTTCGCCAGTCAGGCGGACTTCGACCCGGCCAAGGAGAGCCGTGAGTTCAAACTCGTGGCGTCCGACTACGCGGTCGCCGTCTTCGGCGCCGAATTCGCCCGGGTCGTGCACCAGGAGGCCCCCGGCATCCGACTGCGTTTCGCCCAGACACCGACCACCGTGGTGGACGCCACGGACACGTTGCTGAGCACCACCGACGGCCTGCTCATGCCGCACGGAGTCATCAGCGACTTCCCCGCCACCGACCTCTACCAGGACCGGTGGGTCTTCCTCGTCGCCGACGACCACCCGAGCATCGACGACCGGCTGACCCGGGAGGACCTGGCCCGACTGCCCTGGGTCACCTACCAGCGCACCTACGACGCTCCGGCCGTCCGCCAGCTCGGCATGCTGGGCGTCGAGCCCCGCGTCGAGGTCTCCGTCGACAGCTTCCAGATCATGCCGCTGCTGGTCAGCGGAACCCGGCGCATCGCCCTGATCCAGGCCCGCCTCGCCCGGCTCCTCGCCCCGCTCGCCGCCGTACGCGTGGTGGAGCCGCCCTACGAGGCGGTACCTCTGAGGGAGGCGTTGTGGTGGCACCCGGTGCACACCCACGACGCGGCCCACATCTGGCTGCGGGAGACCGCCGCCCGGGTCGGCAGGCGGATGGCCGAGCCCGGGGAGATGAGCGAGCCCCGCCGCGCCTGA
- a CDS encoding peptidase inhibitor family I36 protein has protein sequence MKFRARVATAVSAAMALVGAGTAAPTASAAEGCPSGQLCLYRVGNYIDMRFQTGTAKGRRNLHKYYLSTTTGQIASYRNNMSVSAKLWQKSVTWQETGAIRPGGHSSDSASNPAFRRADFVCTGGALPPANWPNL, from the coding sequence ATGAAGTTCAGGGCCCGAGTCGCCACCGCCGTATCCGCCGCCATGGCTCTGGTCGGCGCGGGCACAGCAGCGCCGACCGCCTCCGCCGCAGAAGGCTGCCCGTCCGGCCAACTGTGCCTCTACCGGGTTGGCAACTACATCGACATGCGATTCCAGACCGGCACCGCCAAGGGCCGGCGGAACCTGCACAAGTATTACCTCAGCACCACCACCGGTCAGATAGCTTCGTACCGCAACAACATGTCCGTGAGTGCGAAGCTGTGGCAGAAGAGCGTCACCTGGCAGGAAACCGGCGCCATCAGGCCCGGCGGCCACTCCTCCGACTCGGCCAGCAACCCAGCCTTCCGCAGGGCCGACTTCGTCTGCACCGGCGGTGCGCTCCCGCCTGCGAACTGGCCCAACCTGTAA
- a CDS encoding DUF4383 domain-containing protein: MFGIFRVSILHNLVHVAFGVAGPAMAPTVAGVRTFLLAGGAVYLVLWLYGLLIGHHGSGNFVPLNNADDWLHSVLGVGMIALGTLLSRRTNAAR; encoded by the coding sequence TTGTTCGGCATCTTCCGGGTCTCCATCCTGCACAACCTGGTGCACGTGGCCTTCGGCGTCGCCGGCCCGGCCATGGCCCCAACCGTTGCCGGAGTCCGCACTTTCCTGCTGGCAGGAGGCGCTGTCTACCTGGTGCTGTGGCTCTACGGCCTGCTCATCGGCCACCACGGCAGCGGCAACTTCGTACCGCTCAACAACGCCGACGACTGGCTGCACTCCGTTCTCGGCGTCGGAATGATCGCCCTGGGCACGCTGCTCAGCCGCCGCACCAACGCGGCCCGGTAA
- a CDS encoding SDR family oxidoreductase, with protein sequence MTTNHSTQQAPATDPKALAGKKAVVTGGTIGMGRAIVQALTDRGAEVIYTGRSDQRLAEAQTALDTPLAHPVRSDATDTDAIAALGDQVADRLGVIDYLFINQGIAEFQTLEEVTEESWDRIFDVNAKGAFFTVQRLAPLMSEGGSIVFTTVSNNQIFPGLSAYSAAKEAVAAFTKVLAAELLPRNIRVNAIAPGFILTPTMGVAELTDQQRAEFIEQGNASTPMGRGGTMEEVAAAALYLAVEATFTTGVELPVDGGFGQGLGV encoded by the coding sequence ATGACAACGAACCACAGCACCCAGCAGGCACCGGCCACGGATCCGAAGGCGCTGGCAGGCAAGAAGGCTGTCGTCACCGGCGGCACCATCGGCATGGGCCGAGCCATCGTCCAAGCCCTCACCGACCGCGGCGCCGAAGTGATCTACACCGGTCGCAGTGACCAACGGCTCGCCGAGGCACAGACGGCACTCGACACCCCGTTGGCTCACCCGGTGCGCTCCGACGCCACTGACACCGATGCCATCGCCGCACTCGGCGATCAGGTCGCCGATCGCCTCGGCGTCATCGACTACCTGTTCATCAACCAGGGCATCGCAGAGTTCCAGACGCTCGAAGAAGTCACAGAAGAATCGTGGGACCGCATATTCGACGTGAACGCCAAGGGTGCCTTCTTCACCGTCCAGCGGCTGGCGCCCCTGATGTCCGAGGGTGGCTCCATCGTGTTCACCACCGTCTCCAACAACCAGATCTTCCCCGGTCTCAGCGCCTACTCCGCGGCCAAGGAGGCCGTCGCCGCCTTCACCAAGGTGCTCGCCGCCGAACTGCTCCCCCGCAACATCCGTGTCAACGCGATTGCCCCGGGCTTCATCCTCACCCCCACCATGGGCGTCGCCGAACTGACCGACCAGCAACGCGCCGAGTTCATCGAACAGGGCAACGCCTCCACGCCGATGGGCCGAGGAGGCACCATGGAAGAGGTCGCCGCCGCGGCGTTGTACCTGGCCGTCGAGGCCACCTTCACCACCGGCGTCGAACTGCCCGTGGACGGTGGCTTCGGCCAGGGCCTCGGCGTGTGA
- a CDS encoding MerR family transcriptional regulator, with translation MFIGELSKRTGVSTRSLRYYEQQGLLRPRRRTSGYREYDEFDVAAVRRIRILLAAGLNTDLIREVMPCMADEGAILAPTCEEMAEDLKHERERLSRSIEQLQAAHAMLGSIIHAGEAITARGGRNG, from the coding sequence ATGTTCATCGGCGAGCTGTCGAAGCGGACCGGGGTCAGCACGAGGAGCCTGCGGTACTACGAGCAACAAGGGCTACTGCGACCGCGGCGGCGAACCAGCGGCTACCGCGAGTACGACGAGTTCGACGTGGCCGCCGTACGCCGGATCCGGATCCTGCTCGCTGCCGGCCTGAACACCGACTTGATCCGGGAGGTCATGCCTTGCATGGCCGACGAGGGAGCCATTCTCGCCCCCACCTGCGAGGAAATGGCCGAGGACCTCAAGCATGAACGCGAGCGCCTGAGCCGCTCCATCGAACAGCTCCAAGCCGCCCACGCCATGCTCGGCTCGATCATCCACGCAGGCGAAGCGATCACCGCCCGGGGTGGCCGCAACGGATAG
- a CDS encoding DJ-1/PfpI family protein yields the protein MNRRTVLRTATALGAASITTGIPTHTAAAQAATTASASTADRRSPLRVQVVLFQGVEELDLAAPYEVLAASDHFTDRDVDVRYVTLDGPRTITAAFGTQLRADHRWAPEKADLLIVPGGGYARREDPGVWAEIRRGALPRALAAAQRPGLTLAALCTGVMLLSAAGVTRGRPCTTHHRAQSDLVEQGGVLKKARVVDDGDLVTAGGVTSGLDLALWLVRRELGVDAALGLESMLEYEARGTVWTS from the coding sequence GTGAACCGACGCACCGTTCTGCGTACCGCGACCGCCCTCGGCGCCGCAAGCATCACGACCGGCATACCCACCCACACGGCTGCGGCCCAAGCCGCCACAACCGCCTCGGCGTCCACAGCCGACCGCCGTTCCCCCTTGCGTGTCCAGGTCGTGCTCTTCCAAGGCGTGGAGGAACTCGACCTCGCCGCCCCCTACGAAGTCCTTGCCGCCTCCGACCACTTCACCGACCGCGATGTCGACGTGCGCTACGTCACTCTCGACGGCCCACGCACCATCACCGCCGCCTTCGGCACCCAGCTCCGCGCCGACCACCGCTGGGCACCCGAGAAGGCGGACCTCCTCATCGTGCCCGGCGGCGGATACGCGCGCCGCGAGGACCCGGGCGTCTGGGCCGAGATCCGCAGGGGCGCCCTGCCGCGAGCCCTGGCCGCCGCCCAACGGCCCGGGCTGACCCTAGCGGCCCTGTGCACCGGCGTGATGCTCCTCTCCGCGGCCGGCGTCACCCGGGGCCGTCCCTGTACCACTCACCACAGAGCGCAGTCCGACCTCGTCGAGCAGGGCGGTGTGCTGAAGAAGGCCCGTGTCGTCGACGACGGCGACCTGGTCACCGCCGGCGGCGTCACCTCCGGCCTGGACCTCGCCCTGTGGCTGGTCCGCCGCGAACTCGGCGTCGACGCCGCGCTCGGCCTGGAGAGCATGCTGGAGTACGAAGCCCGCGGCACCGTCTGGACTTCCTGA
- a CDS encoding DJ-1/PfpI family protein, whose product MTSYGILLFDTAEELDFVGPWEVFTTSAALRGERDNALLLAERADPVRCAKGMRVLPDRTLDDHPPIDVLLVPGGSGARQTEPHNPRVTGWIDAQAARAEWVVGVCTGAFLLHAAGPARGRRVATHRHYEQALTARGDVTVVSDARYVVDGNLLTSQGVSAGIDSALWLVGRLHGREHARAVRREIQYDPAPPYLADEPLAL is encoded by the coding sequence GTGACCAGCTACGGCATCCTCCTCTTCGACACCGCCGAGGAACTCGACTTCGTCGGCCCCTGGGAAGTGTTCACCACCTCCGCCGCTCTGCGTGGAGAGCGCGACAACGCCCTGCTCCTCGCAGAACGCGCCGATCCCGTCCGCTGCGCCAAGGGCATGCGCGTACTGCCGGACCGCACCCTGGACGACCACCCTCCGATCGACGTGCTCCTCGTGCCCGGAGGGTCCGGCGCCCGGCAGACCGAACCCCACAACCCCCGCGTCACCGGATGGATCGATGCCCAAGCCGCACGGGCCGAGTGGGTCGTCGGCGTCTGCACGGGCGCCTTCCTCCTGCACGCCGCGGGCCCGGCACGCGGCCGTCGGGTCGCCACCCACCGGCACTACGAGCAGGCGCTGACGGCGCGAGGCGACGTCACCGTGGTGTCCGACGCCCGCTACGTCGTGGACGGCAACCTGCTGACCAGTCAGGGAGTGTCCGCCGGCATCGACAGCGCACTCTGGCTCGTGGGGCGCCTGCACGGCCGCGAACACGCCCGTGCCGTACGCCGGGAGATCCAGTACGACCCCGCTCCGCCCTATCTCGCGGACGAACCACTCGCCCTTTGA
- a CDS encoding DJ-1/PfpI family protein, which yields MPGPSVRSRRPARPLRVHTVLYDGVEEQDFAGHIEVFGIVGEKLLAQSFVTVDGAHRVTTSAGMEIVCRDPWAPRSADVIIVPGGGYGEGSGLQREIRRGRLPRALAAARRDGLVMGAVCSGTMLLSAAGLTDGRRCTTHHIAQQDLRAQGGRVVEGRVVDDGDLVTCGGVTSGIDLGIWLVERFLGPDTALLAEEVLEYERRGTVNTA from the coding sequence ATGCCTGGTCCATCCGTACGTTCTCGCCGTCCCGCACGCCCGCTGCGTGTCCACACCGTCCTCTATGACGGCGTGGAGGAGCAGGATTTCGCCGGTCACATCGAGGTGTTCGGCATTGTCGGCGAAAAACTCCTCGCACAGTCATTCGTCACCGTGGACGGTGCCCACCGGGTGACGACGTCCGCCGGCATGGAGATCGTCTGCCGGGACCCCTGGGCGCCGCGCTCCGCCGACGTGATCATCGTCCCCGGCGGAGGCTACGGCGAAGGCTCCGGACTCCAGCGGGAGATCCGCCGCGGCCGCCTGCCCAGAGCACTCGCGGCCGCCCGACGAGACGGCCTGGTCATGGGGGCGGTGTGCTCGGGCACCATGCTGCTGTCCGCCGCCGGCCTGACGGACGGCCGCCGCTGCACCACCCATCACATCGCTCAGCAGGACCTGCGGGCCCAGGGCGGCCGAGTGGTGGAGGGCCGGGTCGTCGATGACGGTGACCTGGTCACCTGCGGGGGCGTCACCTCGGGCATCGACCTGGGGATCTGGCTCGTCGAGCGGTTCCTCGGCCCAGACACCGCCCTGCTCGCCGAGGAAGTCCTCGAATACGAGCGCCGCGGCACCGTGAACACCGCCTGA
- a CDS encoding helix-turn-helix domain-containing protein, which yields MHVVAVLALENVSALDLAIPCQVFALVTGHDGTPAYDVRVCVDRDTAATAGPTVPFRVSSSYLWDDALGADTVIVPGIPVEHAPDRRAVRLLREAANNGARIASICTGAFALAHAGLLDGRRATTHWRFADALAERFPDIDVDPSVLYVDEGRVLTSAGIAAGLDLCLHMVRRDHGAVAASKAARMLVMPPQRTGGQAQFIEYRAPGTDSADLGETLQWMRGKLGEPLSVADIASHAMMSRRSLARHFRAQTGTTPLRWLLAQRVQRARELLETTDLPLARIAEATGFGAVETLRHHFVRHVGTTPSAYRGAFRR from the coding sequence ATGCATGTGGTTGCGGTTCTCGCGCTCGAGAACGTATCGGCTCTCGATCTCGCCATACCCTGCCAGGTGTTCGCGCTCGTCACCGGTCACGACGGGACCCCCGCCTATGACGTCCGCGTGTGCGTCGATCGCGACACAGCGGCCACGGCAGGCCCCACGGTACCCTTCCGGGTGTCCTCGTCGTATCTCTGGGACGACGCGCTCGGTGCGGACACGGTGATCGTGCCGGGCATTCCCGTCGAGCACGCCCCGGACCGCCGTGCGGTACGACTGCTGCGAGAGGCGGCGAACAACGGGGCGCGCATCGCTTCCATCTGCACCGGGGCATTCGCCCTGGCGCACGCCGGGCTTCTGGACGGACGCAGAGCGACGACCCACTGGCGGTTCGCCGACGCGCTGGCCGAGCGCTTCCCGGACATCGACGTCGACCCGTCCGTGCTGTACGTCGACGAGGGGCGGGTACTCACGTCGGCGGGCATCGCCGCGGGCCTGGACCTGTGCCTGCACATGGTGCGCCGCGATCACGGCGCCGTCGCCGCATCGAAAGCGGCGCGGATGCTGGTCATGCCGCCCCAACGCACGGGCGGGCAGGCACAGTTCATCGAGTATCGCGCGCCCGGGACCGACTCCGCCGATCTCGGCGAAACACTGCAGTGGATGCGCGGCAAGCTCGGCGAACCGCTCTCCGTGGCCGATATCGCGTCGCACGCGATGATGAGCAGGCGCAGTCTGGCGCGGCACTTCCGCGCCCAGACGGGCACTACGCCGCTGCGCTGGCTGCTCGCGCAGCGCGTGCAGCGTGCCAGGGAGCTACTGGAGACGACCGACCTCCCGTTGGCGCGGATCGCGGAAGCCACGGGCTTCGGGGCTGTGGAGACGCTTCGCCATCACTTCGTCCGGCACGTCGGTACGACACCGTCGGCGTACAGGGGCGCTTTTCGCCGGTGA
- a CDS encoding ankyrin repeat domain-containing protein: MLHSGGTKRRGMGVEPLIAAVRSGDVRAVEALLEAGADPCAADAYGTSALCLAVDAFDLTIVEALLASSRWDPTAADGCSPLLRAVDRGACDIAETLIRRGAPLGARDAEGRDALALARYWHRADVADELRRRSEQPGPVRRGTVRSASGARCEELSLAGLTVRTGHTAILTMLEPRYGITPSFEELLSRALAEPDVDHDVWWATTHALQQRHDPAVWDAAAALRDRADPLERYFAAEVLRTINLLDENDDSPFDAPLVDMFVPWVAQEPDPRVAGALTAGLADALDVRAEETLAALTRHSDSRARQWAVSGLHRAAAAEKPEALAALTRSTRDACAAVRQAACRALASAPPHVEDASETLAACLADTDESVRVEAAVRLALRDDSRGDALLDGLDATDKDSPYHWLLYDVHRHRTWGR, translated from the coding sequence GTGCTGCACAGCGGGGGGACGAAGAGGAGAGGCATGGGCGTTGAGCCACTCATAGCGGCCGTGCGGAGCGGGGATGTACGGGCGGTGGAGGCACTGCTGGAGGCGGGTGCCGACCCCTGTGCCGCTGATGCGTACGGCACCTCCGCTTTGTGCCTGGCTGTGGATGCCTTCGATCTGACGATCGTCGAAGCTCTGCTGGCGTCGTCAAGGTGGGACCCTACTGCTGCCGACGGATGCTCCCCACTGCTGCGGGCGGTCGACCGCGGCGCCTGCGACATCGCCGAGACCCTCATCCGCCGCGGAGCACCCCTGGGGGCCAGGGACGCTGAAGGACGCGATGCTCTGGCTCTGGCCCGGTACTGGCACCGGGCAGACGTCGCGGACGAGCTTCGCCGGAGAAGCGAACAGCCTGGACCGGTCCGGCGCGGGACTGTCCGCTCCGCGTCGGGGGCGAGGTGCGAGGAGCTGTCACTGGCTGGCCTGACGGTCCGTACGGGGCACACCGCGATTCTCACCATGCTGGAGCCGAGGTACGGAATCACTCCGTCCTTCGAGGAGCTGCTGTCCCGCGCCCTTGCCGAACCGGACGTCGACCACGACGTGTGGTGGGCGACGACGCACGCGCTCCAGCAGCGTCACGACCCCGCTGTCTGGGACGCTGCCGCCGCCTTGCGCGACCGAGCGGACCCGTTGGAGCGGTACTTCGCCGCGGAAGTCCTTCGCACAATCAACCTCCTCGACGAGAACGACGACTCGCCGTTCGACGCTCCGCTGGTCGACATGTTCGTACCCTGGGTCGCGCAGGAGCCGGATCCCCGTGTGGCGGGTGCCCTCACCGCCGGTCTGGCTGACGCCCTGGACGTCCGTGCCGAGGAGACACTGGCAGCGCTCACTCGTCACAGCGACAGCCGGGCCCGCCAGTGGGCGGTCAGCGGACTGCACCGCGCCGCCGCGGCGGAGAAACCCGAGGCGCTGGCCGCGCTCACTCGAAGCACTCGGGACGCGTGCGCAGCCGTCCGACAGGCGGCCTGCAGGGCCCTTGCCTCCGCGCCACCCCATGTTGAGGACGCCTCTGAAACACTCGCCGCATGCCTCGCCGACACGGACGAGAGCGTCCGGGTAGAGGCCGCGGTCCGGCTCGCGCTGCGCGATGATTCCCGTGGTGACGCACTGCTGGATGGTCTGGACGCCACGGACAAGGATTCCCCGTACCACTGGCTGCTCTACGACGTTCACCGACACCGCACCTGGGGCCGCTGA